TGGCTGAAACGTTCGAGCAGAGAAAAATCATCGCGTGTAAAATCTTCGTCTTTGTCAAGAGGACCAAGAACACGGCCATTGCAAACCACTGCCCGGTCTCCAGGGACTAATTTCAATGCAGTCTTGGCATAATGTCTGTGTACTTTTAGTTTAAATTCTTggctatttaatttttcctttaaGCTGTCGTCATTTAGATCAAACTTACGGTCTTTTATCAACGCGACATTGTCTTCTTGCAAAATGTTGTCAATGTATTTAACGACTTTTTGTTGAGCCAGTGCTTCCATTGCCGCTAAAACAATCGTATTAATACTGACATCTGAATCTGTACCAACCGATTCATCAGCGCTGTTAACGATAACTGTTATCCTGACATCAGCATTTGAGTCTAAATATTTAAGAGCATCGCGTAATAATTCCCGTCCTTTTTTATCCTCGAGATCTACCGCAATCCAATAAGAATAGAGATGTTGCTTAGCAACTCGTCGCGGCATGaccaaataatttgaatttttcatcaacCAGGTGGCAGTATCCTGCTGGTTCCAGCTCGAGACTTCATCATTTTTCGGCAAATCACCAATCAAATTAAGCCACTTACTATTTTCTGGCTGGAGAATCCTGTCGTTTAATCTTGACATGACATTGGGCTGACTCATCATAAAGTCAACGATATCATCAGACTCTACAACCTCGCCCTTGTAAACAGCCTTCTGCAACATCGGAGTCTGGGTCATTATCGTCGTAAGAACAGTCTCTTCAAAAGCATCCGCATCATCGATATTTCCCAGTGGCGCTCCGTTCAAAAGAACTTGGGGAAAACTTTTGAATCCAGTTCGCCGGACAAAATCCATGGCTAGATGACGTCCCACATCATACTGAGATTCTTCACCAAATATGTCATCAATATCTGCCGAAGGGTCGCGTATACGCAGAGCTTTTTTAACGTCCGACACATCAATGCTGTCCCCGCTTATATAATTCTGCAGCgtcaacaaaaatttgaatgcttccattgaatttttttcttccatcAAATAGTGGAACGCGTTATTGACAGCAACACCTGGATCAGTAAATCCAGTTACTGATGTGTTAAAATTCGTCACAAAAACGAAACCCACACGTATTGGGGCCGTGTGTTTATTCAATGTATCAactgtatttaataaatgttttattttatcacttaGCGGGTCTATTATCAGTactaagttataaaaattacgacgTATTTGACGTAATGTACCAGGATACATtggttttattaataatgttaGTGCTGATGACCATTTCTGGTAACGTTTGTCTGTCTCTAAATCATTTATCCACATGATTGCTGAGTCTCTAATATCGATTGCAAAGTCTTGATTATCTAAATTACTGGACAAATCTAACGCTACAAGTTTATCCATCTTTTTATTGCTAAATCCTATTTTTAGTAATGCCTCCATTACTCGTAATTCGGCTCGTAGAGCTTCAAGTAATGCTAAGATATCGATTACATCGATATCGAAATATAAAccgtttataaataatactgTTTCTGTTGGTTGAATATGGAGattaccaaaaaatatttcttgattaCGTTTCATTTCTTTCTTCATTTCGTTGCTTACTTTGGTTCTTATCAATGATTTAGCCTGCATTGGAAAATTCTGAGCGATGTCTGTAAATACTTTGACAGCTTCTGACGGGGGTGATTTCATTATTCTTTCAGCAGCTTGATGACTCAGTTCTTGGAACTGCCAAACTTTTAATGCACTGACTTCGTCACTGGTGTCCAGTAAGTGAGTCAACAATTCATCGAGCTGTGACTTTTTGTCgggatataatttttttaatacaccgAAATTAATTCCGTCAATTTCTTCAACTCCTTCATTACTTTCTTCTGATTCTTTGCCAGAACTATCTTTGATATCAGCGTCGTCGGTTGCTTTATATTCCGTTGACTTCATTTGCAACTCAACTCCATAACCCGACAGTCGCAAATTATGATCCGGTCTGTCTCTTACGTAATGACGGAGGACGTAAGTTATTTTACCGGAATCGGCAATAGATTTAAGTTTGTTATGGAGGTCATTGAACCCAGACGATCCCATCTGCCCGTAGagtattacatttttattaacttttgaaGATCCAGGATACTGGTGATCTACTGAGTAAGTGTCTAAGTTtccttttgaatttttaattaattcttcGACTTCATCAGCAGAGCACGTAAATTTGCTACCACCGacgtcaataaaattattgcagGCTGGAATGTTTTCTTTGTTCTCAGCCATTTGGGAAAACATTTCAACGCGAGCTGAGTAAATTCTCAAAGACAGAGACAACTTGAGAACCGCTAGACCAGTTGGTGTTACAAAATTTTCGGCTAAAGTCAATACTTTGTCGTAAATTTCTTTGTCAGTACCTACACattgaaaaacaatttattttattagaaattataaaataaataggacattgtgtgacaagggatgaaacaacgCGATTTTAGaccagggtgaagttggctgacatcacccgcagtctgaaatcgtctttcATCCTGAGTTAGACAGTAGATTTTTATGATAGCCTATATtggaacttaaagtttcagtgtcagcagccagtcagtaacaagttaatttaagaccaatAGTGTGATCAATCATTAGCGTAAGCTTTAATtgtcatttgcaatttataattaagcagaaactataaatactatttattattgacattaattttttttaaatttaatcacagTCAGAGCTGTcatatagggtagaggtaccgtttttggccactttagggccaATTTTGGACACATggaagatttaaataaaataatttttaacccGCTATTAAAcgggaaattttatttgatactttttcattaattatcagTATCAAATGTCCagaaatggagcagtggccacaaatggtacctctaccctatatgtacgtaaataaaattaatggtctgaaattactattgaataaatgacaagtatcagagtttaaattgcgAAAGCTTTCTGTCAAGGGGTAGAAACATGTCGGCTTCGCCCGGctaacaattacatgtgatctgagacttttcttattttattggCCTAGGTAAATATACTGTAATATACTAATTCGTGGCATGAgactgaaacttcaagtttcgaccctggtatcataaaaaaaatatgatcctgaagttagcagatgatactgaaattatccgacgtctaataatctttgaattttttagaaaacgataaattataggaaaaaaaaacactttaaaaaattgcacttatagattttttaattttctacatgtgcatatttttagtttttttttttttttcttaattcgaattgttgaagaaaaatccaaaaattgttaattgtcttctaGCTTCAAgatcaataatttatcgttaataaaaaaatttaatgtcttgttttttgttataaaaataataattcttacCCTTGGTGATAAAATCATCATCTTGCTTAGAAATTAAGTCAACAAAACTCCaaaacaaatttgaattttcatcattGAGATACTCAGCGACTTCTAAAACAATCGGAGTATCTTTCCattttccattaattaatGTCGTGACATATTTATTGtgttttttatcaacaattgcTATGCAAGATGATATTAATAGCAAACAAATGATACGAAAGTACCACatctgtaatttaaaaaaaaataaaattaatgagatTTATAAACAATCAAACCACAACCGTCATTCaggatataattaattactgtctAAGTAATTGTGACTGttattttaacttattatatatttcaatgaattataaaacacttagtaagtagtaataataattgttataaatattttatttacgtttttttataatgttgATCAAATGGTGAGCAATTATTAAATGTTCATTGATGACAATGACCAATCCAAGTACCGCACGTGCCGGTTGCCACACAATCAACTCCAGATGATGCTACGAAACATTTTTTCATGCCCTCGtatgtcaaaattaaatactaaagtttatttatcacaaattatcattgtatggattttattttttatggaaaaaagaTTTACATCCTACCTTTTTTTCCAGGTGTAGGTATAAAtattctaataaatttatgaagaaAACTTGATTATCAACCGCAGCTAGAtccttttttcaaattaccgCGCCGTCATCAAgttggagtttttttttttaaaacttcgaAAATCTAAAGGACGGAGTCAATCGGGATTCAAATTCACTCCAAACttactcccaattttttatcgagtgtatttatatacattgtaaaaaatcaccggggtaagtccaagaggtgtaggtgttaaaattatcggtgt
The Microplitis mediator isolate UGA2020A chromosome 6, iyMicMedi2.1, whole genome shotgun sequence genome window above contains:
- the LOC130669727 gene encoding UDP-glucose:glycoprotein glucosyltransferase, with translation MWYFRIICLLLISSCIAIVDKKHNKYVTTLINGKWKDTPIVLEVAEYLNDENSNLFWSFVDLISKQDDDFITKGTDKEIYDKVLTLAENFVTPTGLAVLKLSLSLRIYSARVEMFSQMAENKENIPACNNFIDVGGSKFTCSADEVEELIKNSKGNLDTYSVDHQYPGSSKVNKNVILYGQMGSSGFNDLHNKLKSIADSGKITYVLRHYVRDRPDHNLRLSGYGVELQMKSTEYKATDDADIKDSSGKESEESNEGVEEIDGINFGVLKKLYPDKKSQLDELLTHLLDTSDEVSALKVWQFQELSHQAAERIMKSPPSEAVKVFTDIAQNFPMQAKSLIRTKVSNEMKKEMKRNQEIFFGNLHIQPTETVLFINGLYFDIDVIDILALLEALRAELRVMEALLKIGFSNKKMDKLVALDLSSNLDNQDFAIDIRDSAIMWINDLETDKRYQKWSSALTLLIKPMYPGTLRQIRRNFYNLVLIIDPLSDKIKHLLNTVDTLNKHTAPIRVGFVFVTNFNTSVTGFTDPGVAVNNAFHYLMEEKNSMEAFKFLLTLQNYISGDSIDVSDVKKALRIRDPSADIDDIFGEESQYDVGRHLAMDFVRRTGFKSFPQVLLNGAPLGNIDDADAFEETVLTTIMTQTPMLQKAVYKGEVVESDDIVDFMMSQPNVMSRLNDRILQPENSKWLNLIGDLPKNDEVSSWNQQDTATWLMKNSNYLVMPRRVAKQHLYSYWIAVDLEDKKGRELLRDALKYLDSNADVRITVIVNSADESVGTDSDVSINTIVLAAMEALAQQKVVKYIDNILQEDNVALIKDRKFDLNDDSLKEKLNSQEFKLKVHRHYAKTALKLVPGDRAVVCNGRVLGPLDKDEDFTRDDFSLLERFSHNTYGEKLIKNLQALQSVDDDDDDTEISDDVIMQITSLLVLRPQTLNRYDIPYSGDEHSAIKVPAAKPNEAAFNLIAIVDPVSRGAQKLGAILSTLQQSLNCNIKIFLNCVDKNSDMPLKSFYRFVFEPELQFNADGQLMGAQARFTKLPTSSLLTQYMHTPENWLVEVVKSVYDLDNIKLDNVAMGVHSEFELEHLLLEGHCFEASMGNPPRGLQITLGTEKQPVMVDTIVMANLGYFQLKANPGEWLLRLRQGRSADIYDIHSVTGQDVIQDNNEVKVLVSSLKSHVLKLKVSKKPDKLHTDLLADDDTQSGIWNSISRTFGSDDTEDKDEKINIFSLASGHLYERFLKIMMVSVIKHTKSPVKFWFLKNYLSPTLKDFLPHMAKEYGFEYELVQYKWPRWLHQQTEKQRTIWGYKILFLDVLFPLDVKKIIFVDADQVVRADLKELVNLDLEGAPYAYTPFCDSRKEMEGFRFWKQGYWRNHLQGRSYHISALYVVDLKRFRRIAAGDRLRGQYQALSSDPNSLSNLDQDLPNNMIHQVAIKTLPQEWLWCETWCSDGSKKSAKTIDLCNNPMTKEAKLQAAMRILPEWVGYDEEIKALQLRVENENKQLEKEEKDEHVSEDNSKHEEL